The Trichoderma atroviride chromosome 5, complete sequence genome contains a region encoding:
- a CDS encoding uncharacterized protein (EggNog:ENOG41~TransMembrane:7 (o20-40i52-73o112-134i146-165o195-218i230-253o265-285i)) translates to MDFEATTTNRNEMDKSQASTIQIFLLLGSAVICIAARSFMRFRQCGWKSLGLEDVFAVAGVIFFVPNVVLAYLTNTMTHWMSNQTTLEGDFIGTQPNSNEHYLMELGSKLYLYNWLSYSTALWTLKAAFLAYVIRQTAASGRRQTHQTFGFGFLFVTWVATTLAFSQSCRRLSNMSQVYPDPSRYCQPVTSPALVLAYFSFDTITTLYLAMAAMPLALKRGKPMRETLQWLTTLVCGLIFTAAALTRAIILVSNRNPGAKQTAEILAIWQIFVLISTVGLTECFYHPQEPSYPPDLKDIEDARFNDFMYSSRFSARQHSLAESEVTIVVDPSEEDMCEKDVEVSVQEVAPEGRRNSWIERKIEVSVLQESFIVAPEGPCNICGNYTKGWANDEGANKPEQRSHYFGSDIHFHVPRYGRKTCDTSETMI, encoded by the exons ATGGACTTTGAGGCAACAACAACGAATCGAAACGAGATGGACAAATCGCAAGCGTCGACGATTCAaatcttccttctcctggGGAGCGCCGTCATCTGCATAGCTGCACGATCTTTTATGCGATTTCGGCAGTGTGGTTGGAagagccttggccttgaggatgTCTTTGCTGTTGCAGGAGTG ATTTTCTTTGTTCCCAACGTTGTTTTGGCGTATCTGACGAATACCATGACACACTGGATGAGCAACCAGACTACCTTGGAAGGCGATTTCATCGGGACACAACCGAACAGCAATGAACACTATCTGAT GGAACTTGGATCGAAGCTCTACTTGTACAACTGGCTCTCCTACTCTACAGCCCTGTGGACATTGAAAGCGGCCTTTCTGGCATACGTCATTCGCCAAACTGCTGCATCTGGCCGACGACAGACTCACCAGACATTTGGCTTCGGCTTTTTGTTTGTAACATGGGTGGCAACGACGCTAGCCTTTTCACAAAGCTGCCGCCGGTTGTCCAACATGTCGCAAGTCTATCCGGATCCAAGCCGATACTGCCAGCCTGTTACTTCTCCGGCGCTGGTATTGGCCTACTTTAGCTTTGACACGATAACGACTCTCTacttggcaatggcggctATGCCTCTCGCCCTGAAGCGAGGCAAGCCTATGCGGGAAACACTACAGTGGCTTACAACACTCGTGTGTGGGCTCATTTTCACAGCAGCTGCACTCACACGAGCAATTATTCTAGTCTCG AATCGTAACCCAGGCGCAAAGCAAACTGCAGAAATTTTGGCTATTTGGCAAATTTTTGTCTTGATCTCCACCGTTGGCTTGACAGAGTGCTTTTACCATCCACAGGAGCCATCTTATCCTCCGGACCTGAAGGATATCGAAGATGCCCGCTTCAATGACTTTATGTATTCCTCTCGATTCTCAGCGAGGCAACACAGCCTTGCTGAATCAGAAGTCACCATTGTCGTCGATCCAAGCGAGGAAGACATGTGTGAGAAGGACGTAGAGGTATCGGTCCAGGAAGTTGCACCAGAAGGGCGCCGAAACTCGTGGATTGAACGCAAAATTGAAGTATCGGTGCTTCAAGAAAGTTTCATCGTTGCACCGGAGGGGCCATGCAATATCTGCGGGAATTATACAAAGGGCTGGGCGAACGACGAGGGCGCAAACAAGCCAGAGCAGCGGAGTCATTATTTTGGAAGTGATATTCATTTCCATGTGCCGCGCTATGGCCGCAAGACTTGCGACACAAGCGAGACGATGATTTAA
- a CDS encoding uncharacterized protein (EggNog:ENOG41) produces the protein MADSFTLDIFRGTPEGALAVETSTHTLGHGEIYIETTHSGLCGTDLHYLARGGIIGHEGVGVVRQLGPGVTEVKVGDRVGFGYTHKVCGTCDCCLSGRDQYCPNRLDFNRNHDKMGTISSGVIWSANMVFPIPDGYDSADAAPLLCAGSTVFTVLTGPDVKSTDRIGIMGIGGLGHLAIKLAAAMGHEVVVLSTSESKRQEALEYGATEFHVYDSEKPAPEGFKPLNHLLLCGNTGSKNFNNLVQLLAINGTVYPLTVSKEHAPVDLVGLIGLGASIKGSLTASRRTIVDLLRFASRHGIKPTIVKFPMTQDGVQDAIDTLKEGKMRYRGVLVR, from the exons ATGGCCGACTCCTTCACCCTCGACATCTTCCGCGGCACCCCCGAAGGCGCCCTCGCCGTCGAAACCTCCACCCACACCCTCGGCCACGGCGAAATCTACATTGAAACCACCCACTCCGGCCTCTGCGGCACCGACCTCCACTACCTCGCCCGCGGCGGCATCATCGGCCATGAAGGCGTCGGCGTGGTGAGGCAGCTCGGCCCCGGCGTCACGGAGGTCAAGGTGGGCGACCGCGTCGGATTCGGATACACTCACAAGGTCTGCGGCACCTGCGACTGCTGCTTAAGCG GCAGAGACCAGTACTGCCCCAACCGCCTAGACTTCAACCGCAACCACGACAAAATGGGCACAATCTCCTCCGGCGTCATCTGGTCCGCCAACATGGTCTTCCCCATCCCCGACGGCTACGACTCCGCCGACGCCGCGCCCCTCCTCTGCGCCGGCTCCACCGTCTTCACCGTCCTCACCGGGCCCGACGTAAAGTCCACCGACCGCATCGGCATCATGGGCATCGGCGGCCTGGGCCACCTGGCCAtcaagctcgccgccgccatgggcCACGAGGTCGTCGTCTTGTCAACTTCAGAGTCAAAACGCCAGGAGGCACTCGAGTATGGAGCGACAGAGTTTCACGTCTACGACTCGGAGAAGCCTGCTCCCGAGGGTTTCAAGCCGTTGAACCATTTGCTGCTCTGCGGAAATACCGGAAGCAAAAACTTTAACAA CCTGGTCCAACTCCTAGCCATCAATGGCACAGTATACCCCTTGACCGTCTCCAAAGAGCACGCCCCCGTCGATCTAGTCGGGTTGATCGGTCTCGGAGCCTCCATCAAGGGATCACTCACAGCTTCGCGCCGCACAATCGTTGACCTGCTTCGATTTGCGTCTCGACATGGAATCAAGCCCACAATCGTAAAGTTCCCCATGACACAGGACGGAGTTCAGGATGCCATTGATACTTTGAAGGAAGGAAAAATGAGATACCGCGGAGTGCTGGTTCGCTAG